A portion of the Segatella copri DSM 18205 genome contains these proteins:
- a CDS encoding Na+/H+ antiporter NhaC family protein, with protein sequence MDYNMIGTAWSLLPPIVAIALALKTKEVYSSLFIGIILGAVQYCISMGTGFDGFLVHLTNHTVGEGDDAKTYGLIHCLSDPWNVGILVFLVVLGCIVSLMNKAGGSAAFGRWASKHVHSKIGVQIATILLGILIFIDDYFNCLTVGSVMRPIAVRNGVTKEKLAYLIDSTAAPVCIISPISSWAAAVSGFVSGGENGLALFCKAIPFNFYAFFTILFMFGIVILGFDFKAMSKYDARLKEWYERTNGGKLDEVSDTKLQIVEHGVGAIQKEDSKNKGTVSDLVIPIIMLIIFCMAGMVYSGGFFDANNANYLNFVDSFAASNASVGLVIGSLAALILTIMMFTIRKTLPFDEAMSSLIKGFEAMVPAILILTLAWTLKSMTDSLGAAEYVSSVVASSASELQMLLPAIIFLVAAFLAFATGTSWGTFGILIPICIAVFPGADPLRIISISACMAGAVCGDHISPISDTTIMASAGAECKHVHHVSSQLPYALTVACVSFFTFVVAGFTHTLGMATSAIISWIFGVAMLGFALFYLNKRQKGK encoded by the coding sequence ATGGATTACAACATGATTGGGACCGCATGGTCGTTACTGCCTCCTATCGTCGCCATTGCTCTGGCGCTGAAGACGAAAGAGGTCTATTCTTCTCTTTTTATCGGTATCATACTGGGTGCCGTTCAATATTGCATTTCGATGGGAACAGGTTTCGACGGATTCCTCGTTCACCTGACAAACCACACTGTAGGTGAAGGCGATGATGCCAAGACATACGGTTTGATACATTGCCTTTCCGACCCATGGAACGTGGGCATTCTAGTATTCCTGGTGGTATTAGGCTGCATCGTTTCACTGATGAACAAGGCGGGTGGTTCGGCTGCTTTCGGCCGTTGGGCTTCCAAACACGTACACTCGAAGATTGGGGTACAGATTGCCACCATTCTGCTCGGCATTCTGATATTCATCGATGATTACTTCAACTGCCTTACGGTGGGTTCGGTGATGCGTCCTATCGCAGTGCGCAACGGTGTTACCAAGGAGAAGCTGGCTTATCTCATCGATTCTACAGCCGCTCCGGTCTGCATCATCTCCCCTATCTCGAGTTGGGCAGCTGCGGTATCGGGCTTCGTATCAGGAGGTGAGAACGGACTGGCACTTTTCTGCAAGGCGATACCTTTTAATTTCTACGCATTCTTTACCATCCTCTTTATGTTTGGCATCGTGATACTGGGCTTCGACTTCAAGGCGATGAGCAAATATGATGCAAGACTGAAGGAATGGTACGAACGAACCAATGGCGGGAAACTCGATGAAGTGAGCGATACCAAACTGCAGATTGTTGAGCATGGTGTGGGAGCCATACAGAAAGAGGATTCCAAGAACAAGGGAACCGTGAGCGACCTGGTGATACCAATCATCATGCTGATTATCTTCTGCATGGCGGGTATGGTATATTCGGGCGGATTCTTCGATGCCAATAATGCCAACTATCTCAACTTTGTAGATTCCTTTGCTGCGAGCAATGCCTCTGTGGGCTTGGTAATCGGTTCATTGGCTGCTCTGATTCTTACCATCATGATGTTTACCATTCGCAAGACCTTGCCTTTCGATGAGGCGATGAGTAGTCTCATCAAGGGTTTTGAGGCGATGGTACCAGCCATTCTGATTCTTACCCTGGCATGGACCCTGAAGAGCATGACCGACTCGCTGGGTGCGGCAGAATATGTATCTAGCGTAGTGGCAAGCAGCGCTTCTGAACTCCAGATGCTCCTGCCAGCCATCATCTTCCTAGTTGCTGCCTTCCTGGCATTTGCAACGGGTACCTCCTGGGGAACCTTCGGTATTCTGATTCCTATCTGCATCGCCGTATTCCCAGGAGCCGACCCATTGCGCATCATCTCTATCTCGGCATGTATGGCTGGTGCGGTATGCGGCGACCATATCTCTCCTATCAGCGATACCACCATCATGGCGAGTGCAGGAGCGGAATGCAAGCATGTACATCATGTATCATCACAGTTGCCATACGCCCTGACTGTAGCCTGTGTGAGTTTCTTCACCTTCGTTGTGGCGGGATTCACTCATACGCTGGGGATGGCAACGAGTGCCATCATCTCGTGGATATTCGGTGTTGCCATGCTCGGTTTTGCTTTATTTTATCTAAATAAACGCCAAAAAGGTAAATAG
- the trxA gene encoding thioredoxin — MNINSGIKQAVILTIGIMAVVLFLPFLVSCSQNRKAPAVSPQPTVGKTEKNETAKVQYLTTSDFRKKIMDYEAHPDEWVFAGSRPAVIDFYTTWCGPCKMMAPVVESLAEKYAGKIDFYKVDIDQESELASVFGISSIPTFLFIPVKGKPSVQMGAMQKEDFEELIGKIKTK; from the coding sequence ATGAACATCAATTCTGGTATTAAGCAAGCCGTGATTTTAACCATCGGCATCATGGCAGTTGTTTTATTTCTACCATTTCTTGTTTCTTGTTCTCAGAACAGGAAAGCACCTGCTGTTTCTCCTCAACCGACTGTAGGAAAAACTGAGAAGAATGAAACTGCCAAGGTGCAATATCTCACCACATCTGATTTCAGAAAAAAGATTATGGATTACGAGGCTCATCCGGATGAGTGGGTCTTTGCCGGTTCCCGTCCTGCCGTCATCGATTTCTATACCACCTGGTGTGGTCCTTGCAAGATGATGGCTCCCGTAGTGGAATCTCTCGCCGAGAAATATGCCGGCAAGATAGATTTCTATAAGGTGGATATCGACCAGGAGTCCGAACTTGCTTCTGTTTTCGGTATCAGCAGCATCCCTACCTTCCTCTTCATCCCCGTGAAAGGCAAACCATCTGTGCAGATGGGTGCTATGCAAAAGGAGGATTTCGAAGAACTGATTGGTAAAATTAAAACAAAATGA
- the rbr gene encoding rubrerythrin, whose product MKELKGTKTEKNLLEAFAGESQARNKYTYFASKAKKDGFVQIANIFEETAANEKEHAKLWFKYLEGGAIQDTEKNLEAAANGEHDEWTEMYPRMAKEAHEEGFEEIAAKFEMVAEIEKHHEERYRKLLKNVQDKLVFSRDGDCIWQCSNCGHIVVGKQAPEVCPVCNHPQSYFQIEAQNY is encoded by the coding sequence ATGAAAGAATTAAAAGGTACAAAGACTGAGAAGAACCTCCTGGAGGCTTTCGCTGGTGAGTCACAGGCTCGTAACAAATATACCTATTTTGCAAGCAAGGCAAAGAAAGACGGTTTTGTACAGATAGCTAATATCTTTGAGGAGACAGCTGCTAACGAGAAGGAGCACGCTAAGTTGTGGTTCAAGTATCTGGAGGGCGGTGCTATCCAGGATACAGAGAAGAACCTGGAAGCTGCTGCCAATGGTGAGCACGACGAGTGGACAGAAATGTATCCACGCATGGCAAAGGAGGCTCACGAAGAAGGTTTCGAGGAGATTGCAGCTAAGTTTGAGATGGTTGCTGAAATCGAGAAGCACCACGAGGAGCGTTATCGCAAGCTCTTGAAGAACGTACAGGACAAGCTCGTCTTCTCTCGTGACGGCGACTGCATCTGGCAGTGCTCTAACTGCGGACATATCGTAGTAGGCAAGCAGGCTCCTGAGGTTTGCCCAGTCTGCAACCACCCACAGAGCTACTTCCAGATTGAAGCACAGAATTACTAA
- a CDS encoding circularly permuted type 2 ATP-grasp protein — MKVNIKGLTDSRDTVNKWMERFGVRFGVYKKGTFKEQLFPFDSVPRIIPKKDWDYLEAGLQQRVKALNMFLWDIYHDKKIIKDGIVPEEFVYSSKGYMPQCEGISPTGKVYAHIAGIDLVEGKDDNWYVLEDNLRIPSGASYPMIARKITRKVSPSTFADNAVADNRDYADLLRDMMDDMNEDRGIAVILTPGRYNSAFFEHSYLAEKTGATLAYPGDLFVEDDKVYYGGMYKEKIRVGCIYRRVSDEYMDPMMFEASSLLGIPNVMQAYKAGNVALINAIGNGVADDKGIYYFVPKMVKYYLSSG, encoded by the coding sequence ATGAAGGTAAATATTAAAGGATTGACAGACAGTAGAGACACCGTAAACAAATGGATGGAAAGATTTGGTGTTCGATTTGGTGTTTATAAGAAGGGGACGTTCAAGGAGCAGCTCTTTCCATTCGATTCTGTGCCACGAATCATTCCCAAGAAAGATTGGGATTACTTAGAGGCTGGTCTACAGCAGCGCGTGAAGGCCCTCAATATGTTTTTGTGGGATATCTATCACGACAAGAAAATTATCAAGGATGGCATCGTGCCCGAGGAATTCGTTTATTCCTCTAAAGGCTATATGCCTCAATGTGAAGGAATAAGTCCTACCGGAAAAGTATATGCGCATATTGCCGGTATAGACTTGGTAGAAGGTAAGGATGACAACTGGTATGTGCTGGAAGATAACCTGCGAATCCCGTCGGGAGCCAGTTATCCGATGATTGCCCGAAAGATAACCAGAAAGGTTTCGCCTTCTACTTTCGCCGACAATGCCGTGGCAGACAACAGAGATTATGCTGACTTGCTGCGCGACATGATGGATGATATGAACGAAGACCGTGGTATCGCCGTGATTCTTACGCCGGGCCGCTACAACTCCGCCTTCTTCGAACACTCTTATCTTGCCGAGAAGACGGGAGCTACCCTGGCTTATCCGGGTGACCTCTTTGTGGAGGATGACAAGGTGTATTATGGCGGTATGTATAAGGAGAAAATCCGTGTGGGCTGTATCTATCGCCGTGTGAGCGATGAATATATGGACCCGATGATGTTCGAGGCTTCTTCGCTTCTGGGCATCCCGAACGTGATGCAGGCATACAAGGCAGGCAACGTAGCGCTGATCAATGCCATCGGAAATGGTGTGGCAGATGATAAGGGTATCTATTATTTCGTGCCGAAAATGGTGAAGTATTACCTCAGTTCGGGATAA
- the mutY gene encoding A/G-specific adenine glycosylase, translating to MNSFSAVIIHWFRENGRDLPWRETTDPYAIWLSEIILQQTRIAQGWEYWERFMKTYPKVEDLAAASEDDVLKLWQGLGYYSRARNLHAAARQIVELGHFPDTLEGIKALKGVGDYTAAAIGSFAFDIPAAVVDGNVYRVLSRYFGIDTPINSTQGKKEFAALAQSLLPASSAQQLSDTALSPVAAYNQGMMDFGAIQCTPQSPKCLVCPLAETCEALRTGRVEELPVKNKTLKVKTRHLSYIYIRCKGEVAIHRRGEGDIWQGLWEPYNASDAPQLPAFVHNPLLLAKDVKHVLTHRILLADFYLQETETRPLLPDDYIWVKEDEVEQYGVPRLIEIMLEMVQAKS from the coding sequence ATGAATAGTTTTTCGGCTGTCATTATCCATTGGTTTCGTGAGAATGGTAGGGATTTGCCTTGGCGCGAAACCACGGACCCTTATGCCATCTGGCTGAGCGAAATCATCCTTCAGCAAACCCGCATCGCACAGGGATGGGAATATTGGGAGCGGTTCATGAAGACCTATCCCAAGGTTGAAGACTTGGCTGCTGCCAGCGAAGATGATGTCTTGAAACTCTGGCAGGGATTGGGGTATTACTCGCGAGCCCGCAACCTTCATGCTGCTGCCAGACAGATTGTGGAGCTCGGTCATTTCCCTGATACGCTTGAAGGTATCAAAGCCCTGAAAGGGGTGGGTGATTATACTGCGGCAGCCATCGGTTCTTTTGCCTTTGATATTCCGGCGGCAGTAGTAGATGGCAATGTGTACCGGGTTCTTTCACGTTACTTCGGAATAGATACTCCTATCAATTCAACGCAGGGTAAAAAAGAGTTTGCTGCATTGGCTCAATCACTCTTGCCTGCTTCGTCTGCTCAGCAACTTTCTGATACAGCATTATCGCCTGTTGCTGCCTATAACCAGGGTATGATGGATTTCGGAGCTATCCAGTGCACTCCTCAATCTCCAAAATGTCTTGTCTGTCCGCTTGCCGAAACCTGTGAGGCGTTGAGGACTGGAAGGGTAGAGGAGTTGCCGGTGAAGAACAAGACACTGAAGGTGAAAACGCGCCATCTCTCCTATATATATATAAGGTGTAAAGGCGAAGTGGCTATCCACCGTCGCGGCGAGGGTGATATCTGGCAAGGATTGTGGGAACCATATAACGCATCAGATGCTCCGCAACTGCCTGCCTTTGTCCATAATCCTCTTCTCCTGGCTAAGGATGTGAAGCATGTACTTACCCATCGCATCCTCCTTGCCGACTTCTATCTGCAGGAAACAGAAACCCGCCCCCTGCTCCCTGATGATTATATCTGGGTGAAAGAGGACGAGGTAGAACAGTATGGTGTTCCAAGGTTGATAGAAATCATGTTGGAAATGGTTCAAGCTAAATCATAA